From Gouania willdenowi chromosome 18, fGouWil2.1, whole genome shotgun sequence, one genomic window encodes:
- the LOC114480318 gene encoding E3 ubiquitin-protein ligase TRIM21-like yields the protein SSGAEPDSIFTKAAAPGEVPCDVCTGTKVKALKSCLDCVVSYCETHLEPHLTASRLRRHQLVEPVENLETRMCPKHSKPLELFCQSDQTCICLMCSVLEHKSHQLVPLREECEEKKVDLKQMIQKRREKLEEIRESVRIRKDAADRGKAEGVEMFTALMELVQRGLKELMETMEEKQEAEEKEAEGLIKELEEEISELMKRSSEVEQLSRSEDHLHLLQHFCSLKAPPATKDWTEVMVRPSSYEETVLRAVAQLEDTLSDKMKKMKMKMMQQFAVDVTLDPLTAHPYLVLSDDGKQVYCSDEQKKLPDNIERFSKYINVLGKQSFSSGRFYFEVQVKGKTEWNLGVVKESINRKGKITATPKNGYWTVILRDGNVYTAREDPPVILHLKCVPEKVGVFVDYEEGVVSFYDVDAAALIYSFTHCCFTHKLHPYFNPCLNDGGKNSSPLIICPVNQSE from the exons tcctctggagctgagcctgactccatctttacg aaagcagcagcaccaggagaAGTTCCCTGTGACGTCTGCACTGGAACCAAAGTGAAGGCCCTGAAGTCCTGCCTGGACTGTGTGGTCTCCTACTGTGAGACTCACCTGGAGCCTCATCTGACAGCATCACGTCTGAGAAGACATCAGCTGGTGGAGCCTGTGGAGAACCTGGAAACCAGAATGTGTCCAAAACACAGCAAACCTCTGGAGCTGTTCTGTCAGAGTGATCAGACATGTATCTGCTTGATGTGTTCTGTTTTGGAGCACAAGAGTCACCAGTTAGTTCCTCTGAGAGAAGAGTGTGAAGAAAAGAAGGTGGACCTTAAgcagatgatccagaagagacgagagaagctgGAGGAGATCAGAGAGTCAGTGAGGATCAGGAAGGATGCTGCAGACAGAGGGAAAGCTGAAGGTGTGGAGATGTTCACTGCTCTGATGGAGCTTGTTCAGAgaggcctgaaggagctgatggagacgatggaggagaaacaggaagcagaagagaaagaggctgaaggtttgatcaaagagctggaggaggaaatctctgagctgatgaagagaagctctgaggtggagcagctctcccgctctgaagaccacctccacctcctccaacaCTTCTGCTCCCTGAAAGCTCCTCCAGCCACCAAGGACTGGACAGAGGTCATGGTCCGTCCATCATCATATGAGGAGACTGTGCTGAGAGCTGTGGCTCAGCtggaggacacactcagtgacaagatgaagaagatgaagatgaagatgatgcaGCAGTTTGCAGTAGATGTGACTCTTGATCCTCTTACAGCTCATCCTTACCTCgtcctgtctgatgatggaaaaCAAGTTTATTGCAGTGATGAGCAGAAGAAACTTCCAGACAACATAGAGAGATTTTCtaaatatattaatgttttaGGGAAACAGAGTTTCAGTTCAGGCAGATTTTATTTTGAGGTTCAggttaaaggaaaaactgaGTGGAATTTAGGAGTGGTTAAAGAATCTATCAACAGGAAGGGAAAGATCACTGCGACTCCTAAGAATGGTTACTGGACTGTGATActcagagatggaaatgtgtatACAGCACGTGAAGATCCTCCAGTCATTCtacatctgaagtgtgttcctgagaaggtgggtgtgtttgtggactatgaggagggtgtggtctccttttatgatgtagatgctgcagctctgatctactccttcactcactgctgcttcactcaCAAACTACATCCATACTTTAATCCCTGTTTAAACGATGGTGGTAAAAACTCATCACCTCTGATCATctgtcctgtcaatcaaagtgaatga